The Nerophis ophidion isolate RoL-2023_Sa linkage group LG21, RoL_Noph_v1.0, whole genome shotgun sequence region aaggtgtttagagagtcagtggtcatactTAAAGGAGTTTGGTGAGTCAGTGATTGTATTTGAAGGTGTTTGGagagtcagaatcagaatcagctttgtcattacgcagggtaaagagattgaggccattccagtCAGTGGTTGTACTTGAAGgtgttggagagtcagtggtcacactcaaatgtgtttagagagtcagtggtcgtattTGAAGGAGTTTGGGGAGTCATTGGTCGCACttaaaggagtttggagagtcagtggtcatacttgaaggagttGGGAGAGTCAGTTGTcgttcttgaaggagtttggagagtcagtggtcacacttgaaggagtttggagagtcagtggtcacacttgaaggagtttggagagtcagtggtcacacttgaaggagtttggagaggcTGTGGTGACACTCGAATgtgtttagagagtcagtggtcgtagttgaaggagtttggagagtcagtggtcacacttaaaggagtttggagagtcagtggtcacacttgaaggagtttggagaggcTGTGGTGACACTCGAATgtgtttagagagtcagtggtcgtagttgaaggagtttggagagtcagtggtcacacttgaaggagtttggagagtcagtggtcacacttgaaggagtttggagagtcagtggtcacacttgaaggtgtttggagagtcagtggtcacacttgaaggtgtttggagagtcagtggtcacacttgaaggagtttggagagtcagtggtcacactcgaatgtgtttagagagtcagtggTTGTATTTGAAggtgtttggagagtcagtggtcatactTAAAGGAGTTTGGtgagtcagaatcagaatcagctttgtcattacgcagggtaaagAGATTGAAGCCATTCCagtcagtggtcgtacttgaaggtgttggagagtcagtggtcacactcaaatgtgtttagagagtcagtggtcgtacttgaaggagtttggagagtcagtggtcacacttgaaggagtttggagagtcagtggtcgtacttgaaggagtttggcgagtcagtggtcacacttgaaagagtttggagagtcagtggtcatacttgaaggagtttggagagtcagtggtcgtacttgaaggagtttggagagtcagtggtcatacttgaaggagtttggagagtcagtggtcacacttgaaggagtttggagaggcTGTGGTGACACTCGAATgtgtttagagagtcagtggtcgtagttgaaggagtttggagagtcagtggtcacacttgaaggagtttggagagtcagtggtcacacttgaaggagtttggagaatcagtggtcacacttgaaggagtttggagagtcagtggtcacacttgaaagtgtttggagagtcagtggtcacacttgaaggagtttggagagtcagtggtcacacttgaaggtgtttggagagtcagtggtcacacttgaaggagtttggagagtcagtggtcacacttgaaggagtttggagagtcagtggtcacacttgaaggagtttggagagtctgtggtcacacttgaatgtgtttagagagtcagtggtcatactTAAAGGAGTTTGGTGAGTCAGTGATTGTATTTGAAGGTGTTTGGagagtcagaatcagaatcagctttgtcattacgcagggtaaagagattgaggccattccagtCAGTGGTTGTACTTGAAGgtgttggagagtcagtggtcacactcaaatgtgtttagagagtcagtggtcgtattTGAAGGAGTTTGGGGAGTCATTGGTCGCACttaaaggagtttggagagtcagtggtcacacttgaaggagtttggagagtcagttgtcgttcttgaaggagtttggagagtcagtggtcacacttgaaggagtttggagagtcagtggtcacacttaaaggagtttggagagtctgtGGTCACACTCGAATGTGTTTAGAGAGTCAGTGATTGTATTTGAATGTGTTTGGagagtcagaatcagaatcagctttgtcattacgcagggcaaagagattgaggccattccagtcagtggtcgtacttgaaggtgttggagagtcagtggtcacactcaaATGTGTTTAGAGAGTCTGTGGTCATACTCAAATgtgtttagagagtcagtggtcgtattTGAAGATGTTTGAAAATGCTCCATTCGCAGTTGAAGGTTTTTTGGTGAGTCAGTTGTcgttcttgaaggagtttggagagtcagtggttgCACTTGAAGGaatttggagagtcagtggtcatactTGAATGTGTTTAGAGAGTCATTGGTTGTATTTGAAGGAGTTTGGAAAGTCAGTGGTCGcatttgaaggagtttggagagtcagtggtcgcacTTGAAGaggtttggagagtcagtggtcatacttgaaggaCTCCTTCAAGTGCGACCGCTGACTCTCTGAACACCTCGATTTACGATCACTGACTCCACACGCTAACAAAGTGCTCACctttttttgggcaaattttatatatttttctctaattccgcagccatacacctcatagtcatataacttggtaagtgaaacatgctaactgttagcatgttctcATTTCCCTGCCATGTCTTCGCCGTCTTTCAAATCCTACcaagtgcattattattattattagtgtagttgttattgtgtgaatgctggcAAGTATTTGAATTCCTCTTAGTTTGCCATTTTCCTTCGAACATTTAGCCAACAACATATTCCAAtcatcttcaacattcaaactaacactttttcAAAGTTCCCAGAATTCCCTCTGTTTCCAGCTTCCCAATATTtgtaccacatttttcaacccatttcaactatTTCGTCATTGAAGCATTGCACTTTTCCAAGACAATTCTGCTAGTTTTTGTCGCAAACGTTCCAGTCACACTTTTCTGAGCAGGTTCATTGAGTTTGCTGAAATCATTCCATCATATTCTATGTTTGATGTGTTCCTTCACAGACGGTGAGAGCAGTTCACCGCTCCCCAAATTCGCCTCCTCACCAAAACCCAACAACAGTTACATGTTCAAGCGAGAGCCGCCCGAAGGTTGCGAGAAGATCAAAGCTTTCGAGGAGATGAGGTACTTTGCTTCAGTCCGAGCTGCACTTGATGCTTACTAACTGGCTaactaattaaagttaaagtagctaACTTACAAGCGCTAATTTCCTTCCAGCTCCCGACAGTCCAGCTCAGCATCAGCGCTCCTCTTCTCCTGCCCTGACAAAAACAAGGTCAACTTCATCCCGACCGGCTCAGCATTCTGTCCCGTCAGACTCCCAGCATCCCTGCATGTAGCGCCCGGCGTGCCATCCCAGGAAGACGAGGACGGCACAACATCATCAACATCGCACGCTTTTACCACTCAAGTCTCCACCAGCACTAGCACAGAAGAAGACTCCATCAGCTAGACCTTTTACACCTtccaagtgtgaccactgaccaTCCAAACTCCTTCACTTTTGACCACAGACTCTCCAATCTCCTTCAGTTGCGACCACGGACTCTCCAATCTCCTTCAGTTGTGACCACGGACTCTCCAAATTCCTttaagtgtgaccactgactatccaaactccttcaagtgtgatCAGAGACTCTCCGAATTCCTTCAAGTAAGATCTGAGACTCTCCGAACTCCTTCAGATGTGACCACTGACTATCCAATCTCCTTCAGTTGTGACCACAGACTCTCCAAATTTCTTTAAGTGTGAGCACTGACTATCCAAACTCTTTCACTTGTGACCACATACTCTCCAATCTCCTTCAGTTGTGACCAGAGACTCTCCAAATTCCTTTAAGTGTGACCGCTGACTATCCATTCTCCTTCAGTTGTGACCACAGACTCTCCAAATTCATttaagtgtgaccactgactgtccaaactccttcaagtgtgatCAGAGACTCTCCGAATTCCTTCAAGTGGGATCAGAGACTCTCCGAACTCCTTCAGATGTGACCACTAGCTCTCCAAACTTCTCCAAGTGTGACTACAGACATCCAAACAATCATAACTCCTTCAAATGCGACCGCTGACTCTCCAAACATCTTCAAGTGCGACAACTGATTCTCCAAAGACTTTCAAGTGCTACAACTGACTCTCCAAACACCTTCAAGTGTGGCAACTGACTCTCTAAACAATtaaactccttcaagtacgaccacagaatttccaaactccttcaagtgcgaCCACTTACTCTCCATACTCCTTCAATTGTGACCACTTACGCTCCAAATTCCTTCAATTGTGACCACTGGCTCTCGCAACTCCTTCAGGTTTGACAACTGACTCCAAACACCTTGAAATACGACCACTGACATCCAAAAACACCTTCAAttgcgaccactgactctccaaactccttcaagtgcgaCCGCTGACATCCAAACACAAACAAGGTGTTTGGATGTCAGCGGTCactcttgaaggagtttggagagtcagtggtcgcaaCTGAAGGACTTTCGAGAGTCAGTCGTCACACTTCAAGGTGTTTGGAAATTCTGTGGTCACACTTGAAGATGTTTGGATGTCATTGGTCGCACCTGAAGGAGTTTGGGGAGTCAGTGGTCGCACTTGAAGATGTTCGGAAAGTCAGTGGTTACGCTTAATGGGGCTTAGGGAGTCAGTGATCAAAGTTGAAGGAGTTTCGAGAGTCAGTGATCGTACTTCAAGGTGTTCAGAGAGTCAGCAGTCGCACTTGAAGGAGTACTTCAAgtgcgaccactgactctccaaactccttcaagtgtgaccactgactctctaaacacATTTGAGTGttccactgactctccaaactccttcaagtgtgaccactgactctctaaacacATTTGAGTGTACCACTGACTCTCCACACTCCTTCAAATaagaccactgactctccaaacttcttcaagtgtgaccactgactcccCAAACTCCTTCAaatacgaccactgactctctaaacacATTTTAGTGTACCACAGACTCTCCAACCTCCTTCAAATAAGaacactgactctccaaactccttgaagtgtgaccactgactctccaaactccttcaaataagaccactgactctccaaactccttcaagtgtgaccactgactcccCAAACTCCTTCAaatacgaccactgactctctaaacacATTTTAGTGTACCACatactctccaaactccttcaaataagaccactgactctccaaactccttgaagtgtgaccactgactcccCAAACTCCTTCAaatacgaccactgactctctaaacacATTTTAGTGTACCacagactctccaaactccttcaaataagaccactgactctccaaactccttcaagtgtgaccactgactatCCAAACTTCAAGTGCGACTACTGACTCTCCAAACACCTTCAATTGAGACCAAAGTatttccaaactccttcaagtacgacTAGTGACTCTCCAAATACCTTCAATTGTGACCAAAGTatttccaaactccttcaagtacgacTACTGACTCTCcaaaaactccttcaagtacgaccactgactctctaaacacCTCCAATTGAGACCAAAGTatttccaaactccttcaagtacgacTACTGACTCTCCAAACACCTTCAATTGAGACCAAAGTatttccaaactccttcaagtacgacTACTGACTCTCCAAATACCTTCAATTGTGACCAAAGTatttccaaactccttcaagtacgaccactgactctaAACCCCTTCAATTGTGACCAAAGTatttccaaactccttcaagtgcgaCCACTGACTATCtaaactccttcaagtacgacTACTGACTCTCCAAATACCTTCAATTGTGACCAAAGTatttccaaactccttcaagtgtgaccactgactctcccaAGTCATGAAAGTGAGCACTGACTCTACACATTCACTTGTGACCAAAGTatttccaaactccttcaagtacgaccaATGACTCTTTAAACACCTTCAATTGCAATTGTGACCAAGGTATTTCCAAACTCCCTTCAATTATGACCACTGACTCCAAATtccttcaagtacgaccactgactcttCAACTACGACCACTGACTCTAAACACATTCAATTGTGACCAAAGTatttccaaactccttcaagtacgatcactgactctccaaaaactccttcaagtacgaccactgactctccaaaaacTCCTTCAACTACAACCACTGACTCTAAACACCTTCAATTGTGACCAAAGTatttccaaactccttcaagtacgaccaATGACTCTCTAAACACCTCCAATTGTGACCAAAGTATtttcaaactccttcaagtacgaccactgactctccaaaaacTTCTTCAACTACGACCACTGACTCTAAACACCTCCAATTGTGACCAAAGAATtttcaaactccttcaagtacgaccactgactctccaaaaacTCCTTCAACTACAACCACTGACTCTAAACACCTTCAATTGTGACCAAAGTatttccaaactccttcaagtacgaccaATGACTCTTTAAACACCTTCAATTGCAATTGTGACCAAGGTATTTCCAAACTCCCTTCAATTATGACCACTGACTCCAAATtccttcaagtacgaccactgactacaaactccttcaagtacgaccactgactcttCAACTACGACCACTGACTCTAAACACATTCAATTGTGACCAAAGTatttccaaactccttcaagtacgatcactgactctccaaaaactccttcaagtacgaccactAACTCTCTAAACACCTCCAATTGTGACCAAAGTATtttcaaactccttcaagtacgaccactgactctccaaaaacTTCTTCAAttacgaccactgactctccaaaaacTTCTTCAACTACGACCACTGACTCTAAACACCTTCAATTGTGACCAAAGTATTTTCAAACTCCTTCAactacgaccactgactctctaaacacCTCCAATTCTGACCAAAGTATtttcaaactccttcaagtacgaccactgactctccaaaaacTCCTTCAACTACGACCACTGACTCTAAACACCTTCAATTGTGACCAAAGTatttccaaactccttcaagtacaaccactgactctccaaaaacTCCTTCAACTACGACCACTGACTCTAAACACCTCCAATTGTGACCAAAGTATTTTCAAACTCCTTCAactacgaccactgactctctaaacacCTCCAATTCTGACCAAAGTATtttcaaactccttcaagtacgaccactgactctccaaaaacTCCTTCAACTACGACCACTGACTCTAAACACCTTCAATTGTGACCAAAGTATtttcaaactccttcaagtacgaccactgactctccaaaaacTCCTTCAACTACGACCACTGACTCTAAACACCTTCAATTGTGACCAAAGTATTTCCAAACTCCTTCAACTACGACCACTGACTCTAAACACCTCCAATTCTGACCGAAGTatttccaaactccttcaagtacgaccactgactctccaaaaactccttcaagtacaaccactgactctctaaacacCTTCAATTGTGACCAAAGTATTTCCAAACTCCTTGaagtacgaccactgactctcccaAGTCATTAAAGTGAGCACTGATTCTACACATTCAAATGTGACCAAAGTATTTCAAAACTCCTTCAAGTGCGACCACTGACTCTCTTAACACCTTCAATTGTGACCAAAGTatttccaaactccttcaagtacgaccactgactctctaaacacCTCCAATTCTGACCAAAGTatttccaaact contains the following coding sequences:
- the glcci1a gene encoding glucocorticoid induced 1a, whose protein sequence is MSKSSQMPLSNISVPKPSISRVPSSMEGINHELEKVFIKDNADKEELKSLEVPDGRRAPFPPQQRSSSQRSADTQTPSGPGRSSSCSSLSPCPSPACPPGSHDSSPYSTEDLLYDPDKDGESSSPLPKFASSPKPNNSYMFKREPPEGCEKIKAFEEMSSRQSSSASALLFSCPDKNKVNFIPTGSAFCPVRLPASLHVAPGVPSQEDEDGTTSSTSHAFTTQVSTSTSTEEDSIS